GTCCCACTCGTGCGCGCGGATCTCCGTCGACTCGAACAGCGCCCGGTCGACGAGGCTGCTCAGCAGCGCGTGGTCGACGCCCTCCTCGAGGTCGAGCGAGTCCGGGTCGATCTCGGAGAGCGCGTCGGCGGCCTCCTTGAGCATCCCCTGGTCCGCCGCGACCGCGTCCGCGGAGAGGTCCGGCAGCCGGTCGTCGTACCGGTGGTCCCCGGCCAACGTGGCCAGCCCGGGCCGGCTCTCCAGCAACGCCTCCACGATCCGCTCGGCGAGCGGCACGAACGACTCCATTACCCGACCCTACCGACCGCCCCGGACGGCGGCCGCCCCTCGGGTGATCATGAAGTTGTTGTCACGACCCGCCGTGCCGGACGACGACAACTTCATGGTCAACTCGACGGGTTGCTGCGGGCGGCGCGTTCGGCGGTGCGGACGGCGTCCGCGTAGGCGAGGGTGGTGCGGCGGAGGGCGGCCTCGGGGTCGATTCCTGCCTCCCTCGCGGCGGCGACCGTGGCCAGGAGGCTGGCGCCCAGTCTGGCCTCGGGGCCGACCTGGGTGTCGGCCAGTGGGGGCGGGACGGCGAGGCCGACGCGGGCGGCGCGGTCGAGGATCTTGGCGGCCAGGGCGAGGGCGGGCTGGCTCAGCGCGATGCCGTCCAGCACCGACTCGCGGGCCTTCTCGGCGCGCTTGATCCGCTCCCAGTTCGCCTCAATCTCCTCCAGCGAGCCCGTCTCGGCGCCGGAGAAGACGTGCGGGTTGCGACGGACCATCTTGTCGACCAGCCCGCCGGCCACGTCGTCGACGTTCCACCGCTCGCCCTCGGGCAGGTCCTCGGCGAGCCGGGCGTGCAGCAACACCTGGAGCAGCACGTCGCCCAGCTCCTCGCGGAGGGCGTCGGTGTCGTCGGCGCTGATCGCGTCGTACGCCTCGTAACACTCCTCGAGCAGGAAGCCGGCGAGGCTGCGGTGGGTCTGCGCCCGCTTCCACGGGTCGCCGCCCGGCGAGGCCAGCCGGTCCATCACCTCGACCGCGTCCAGCAGCCGGGCGCCCGGCGGATCCCACGAGCCGTACATCAGCTCCAGCTCGGCCAGGCCGGGCTCGCGGGCCAGCCGCAACCCCAGCTCCCGGGCCAGCGCCTCGTCGCCGGCCGGGCCGGCCAGCCACACCGCTGTGCCGTGGGCGGCGACCGCGTCCAGCAATGCCTGGGTGGCGCCGCCCTCGACCACGGTCACCTCGGCGCCCGCCGACCGCACCGCCGCCGTCAACGGGCTCTCCACGCCCGCCAGCACCGGCCCGGAGCGGACCACGTCCCAGGCGGCCGCGGTCAGCAGGCCGGCCGGCAGCCGGGGCGAGGTGACCAGCAGGACGATCCGCGCGGACATGCTCAGGAGGCGGCCTGGCCGGTCGCCTCGGTGGCCACCGGCCCCGGGGTGGAGACGTCGGTCACCTGGCCGTTGCCGTCGACGTACGGCAGGTCGTACTGGCGGAAACCGCTCTGGGTCTGCAGCAGCGCCGGGATCTCCAGCGCCGGGAAGCGCGGATTCACCGTGACGTCGAGCTTCTTCACCTCGTCCTGGAGCGCCGCGCTCACCGCGGAGACCTGGCGGGTGAACGGGGCCTGCTCGAACTGCTTGCGCTGCTCGTCGGCGGACCAACCGGCCGGGGCCACGCCGGCCTTGACCAGCGCGTCGTAGAGATCGCCGCGCGAGTCGTCGGTCAGCTCGGCCGGCGGCAGCCCCGCCTGCAGGCCCAGGTAGAGGTCGTACCACTCGGCGGCGAGCTTCGCGTACTCGGTGTTCGGCACGCCCAGCTCCTTGCCGATCTGCTCGGCGCTGAGCTGGTCCTGCACCTCGACCTTCTGCTCCTCGGCGATCCGCTTGCCCAGGTCGATGCCGACCAGCAGGTTGAGGATGTCCTGCCGGTCCACGTTCAGCTTCAGCTGCTCCGGCGACGGGGTCGCCCCCTGCTGCGCGGCGGAGGCCTTCACCGAATCCTCGTACGCCGCCTGGGCCTCGTCGTGGATGGCGTCCACCCGGTCGACCGAGTAGGTCTTGTCACCCACGTACGCCGCGACGTCCGGCGCGGACCGTCCGCAGGCGGCGAGGCAGAGGAGAGCGAGGGCCGCGACGCTGGCGGCGGCGGTGAGACGGCGAGCACGCATGACGGCCACTCTCTCACGCCCCGTACGCCGCTGTGACGCCGCCCACCTGCGCGCGCTCACCGGACTCCCGCCATGGCCGGCTCCCCCAGCACGTCGGAGAGGAGTTGGGCGCACCACTCCAGGAGCGCCTGGTCGCGCAGCGGCTCGCCGCCCACCCGCCGGGTGCTCGGCCGGGGCACGCTGACCTGGTCGGTGGCCTGCTTGTAGACCGAGTCCGGGTGGTAGCGCTTGAGCCGCAACTGCTTCGAGTCGGGCAGCGGCAGCGGGCCGAACCGGAGGTGCTTGCCCTGCATCGAGACGTCGGTGAGCCCGTACCGGCGCGCCAACAGCCGGAACCGGGCCACCGCGACCAGGTTCTGCACCGGGGCGGGCGGCTCGCCGTACCGGTCGGTCATCTCCGCGACCACCTCGCGCAGCCGCTCCTCGTCGCGCGCCTCGGCGAGCTTGCGGTACATCTCCAGGCGCAGCCGCTCCACCCCGACGTAGTCGTGCGGCAGGTGGGCGTCGATCGGGAGGTCGATCTTGACGTCGGTCTCCTCCTCGGGCTGCTCACCCTTGAACGCGGAGACCGCCTCCCCGACCATCCGGACGTACAGGTCGAAACCGACGCCCTCGATGTGGCCGGACTGCTCGCCGCCGAGCAGGTTGCCCGCGCCCCGGATCTCCAGGTCCTTCATCGCCACGTACATGCCGGCGCCCAGCTCGGTGTGCTGGGCGATGGTGGCCAGGCGCTCGTGCGCGTGCTCGGTGAGCGGCTTCTCCGGCGGGTAGAGGAAGTATGCGTACGCCCGCTCCCGGCCCCGGCCGACCCGGCCGCGGATC
The window above is part of the Micromonospora inositola genome. Proteins encoded here:
- a CDS encoding nucleoside triphosphate pyrophosphohydrolase; the encoded protein is MSARIVLLVTSPRLPAGLLTAAAWDVVRSGPVLAGVESPLTAAVRSAGAEVTVVEGGATQALLDAVAAHGTAVWLAGPAGDEALARELGLRLAREPGLAELELMYGSWDPPGARLLDAVEVMDRLASPGGDPWKRAQTHRSLAGFLLEECYEAYDAISADDTDALREELGDVLLQVLLHARLAEDLPEGERWNVDDVAGGLVDKMVRRNPHVFSGAETGSLEEIEANWERIKRAEKARESVLDGIALSQPALALAAKILDRAARVGLAVPPPLADTQVGPEARLGASLLATVAAAREAGIDPEAALRRTTLAYADAVRTAERAARSNPSS